The following are encoded together in the Jaculus jaculus isolate mJacJac1 chromosome 3, mJacJac1.mat.Y.cur, whole genome shotgun sequence genome:
- the LOC101612114 gene encoding tubulin-specific chaperone cofactor E-like protein isoform X2, protein MDLPSGRSFMQVLCEKYSPENFPYRRGPGMGVHVPATPQGSPMKDRLNLPSVLVLNSCGITCAGDEREIAAFCAHVSELDLSDNKLEDWHEVSKIVSNVPQLEFLNLSSNPLSLSVLERTCAGSFSGVRKLVLNNSKASWETVHTILQELPDLEELFLCLNDYETVSCSSTCCHSLKLLHITDNNLQDWTEIRKLGVMFPSLDTLVLANNHLNAIEEPDDSLARLFPNLRSISLHKSGLQSWEDIDKLNSFPKLEEVRLLGIPLLQPYTTEERRKLVVARLPSVSKLNGSVVTDGEREDSERFFIRYYVDVPQEEVPFRYHELITKYGKLEPLAEVDLRPQSSAKVEVHFNDQVEEMSIRLDQTVAELKKQLKTLVQLPTSNMLLYYFDHEAPFGPEEMKYSSRALHSFGIRDGDKIIVESKTK, encoded by the exons ATGGACTTACCTAGTGGAAGAAGTTTTATGCAAGTATTATGTGAAAAATACAGTCCTGAAAACTTTCCTTACCGCCGTGGCCCTGGGATGGGAGTCCATGTCCCAGCCACACCTCAGGGCTCTCCTATGAAAG AtcgcctcaacctcccaagtgtccTCGTGCTGAACAGCTGTGGAATCACCTGTGcgggagatgagagagaaatcGCTGCCTTTTGTGCTCATGTGTCAGAACTTGACCTTTCTGATAACAAACTTGAAGACTGGCATGAG GTCAGTAAGATTGTGTCAAATGTTCCTCAGTTGGAGTTTCTAAACCTGAGTTCCAACCCTCTGAGTTTGTCAGTTTTAGAAAGAACATGTGCTGGGTCCTTCTCTGGAGTTCGCAAACTTGTCCTCAACAACAGCAAAGCTTCATGGGAGACTGTCCACACGATACTGCAGGAGTTACCAGA TTTGGAGGAGCTCTTCCTGTGCCTTAATGACTACGAAACAGTGTCTTGTTCTTCTACTTGCTGTCACTCCCTTAAGCTCCTACACATAACAGACAATAACCTCCAAGACTGGACTGAGATCCGGAAGCTAGGAGTTATGTTTCCTTCACTGGATACCCTCGTCCTGGCCAACAATCATTTGAATGCTATTGAGGAGCCTGATGACTCACTGGCCAGGTTGTTTCCTAATCTTCGATCTATCAGCCTCCACAAGTCAG gTTTGCAGTCCTGGGAAGACATTGACAAACTAAATTCATTCCCCAAACTTGAAGAAGTGCGATTGTTAGGAATTCCTCTTCTGCAGCCATATACAACTGAGGAACGAAGGAAATTGGTAGTAGCCAG ATTGCCATCTGTTTCCAAACTTAATGGCAGTGTTGTTACTGATGGTGAGCGCGAAGACTCTGAGAGGTTTTTCATTCGTTATTACGTGGATGTTCCCCAGGAGGAAGTGCCATTCAG GTATCATGAACTGATTACAAAATATGGGAAGTTGGAGCCTTTGGCAGAAGTGGATCTAAGGCCCCAGAGCAGCGCAAAAGTAGAAGTCCACTTTAATGACCAAGTGGAGGAAATGAGCATTCGTCTGGACCAAACAGTAGCGGAactaaagaaacaattaaaaactcTTGTGCAGCTGCCCACAAGCAACATGCTTCTCTACTACTTTGACCACGAAGCGCCCTTTGGCCCTGAAGAAATGAAGTACAGCTCCCGGGCCTTGCATTCCTTTGGCATTAGGGATGGAGATAAAATAATTGTGGAATCCAAAACAAAATAA
- the LOC101612114 gene encoding tubulin-specific chaperone cofactor E-like protein isoform X3, whose translation MREKSLPFVLMCQNLTFLITNLKTGMSLEELFLCLNDYETVSCSSTCCHSLKLLHITDNNLQDWTEIRKLGVMFPSLDTLVLANNHLNAIEEPDDSLARLFPNLRSISLHKSGLQSWEDIDKLNSFPKLEEVRLLGIPLLQPYTTEERRKLVVARLPSVSKLNGSVVTDGEREDSERFFIRYYVDVPQEEVPFRYHELITKYGKLEPLAEVDLRPQSSAKVEVHFNDQVEEMSIRLDQTVAELKKQLKTLVQLPTSNMLLYYFDHEAPFGPEEMKYSSRALHSFGIRDGDKIIVESKTK comes from the exons atgagagagaaatcGCTGCCTTTTGTGCTCATGTGTCAGAACTTGACCTTTCTGATAACAAACTTGAAGACTGGCATGAG TTTGGAGGAGCTCTTCCTGTGCCTTAATGACTACGAAACAGTGTCTTGTTCTTCTACTTGCTGTCACTCCCTTAAGCTCCTACACATAACAGACAATAACCTCCAAGACTGGACTGAGATCCGGAAGCTAGGAGTTATGTTTCCTTCACTGGATACCCTCGTCCTGGCCAACAATCATTTGAATGCTATTGAGGAGCCTGATGACTCACTGGCCAGGTTGTTTCCTAATCTTCGATCTATCAGCCTCCACAAGTCAG gTTTGCAGTCCTGGGAAGACATTGACAAACTAAATTCATTCCCCAAACTTGAAGAAGTGCGATTGTTAGGAATTCCTCTTCTGCAGCCATATACAACTGAGGAACGAAGGAAATTGGTAGTAGCCAG ATTGCCATCTGTTTCCAAACTTAATGGCAGTGTTGTTACTGATGGTGAGCGCGAAGACTCTGAGAGGTTTTTCATTCGTTATTACGTGGATGTTCCCCAGGAGGAAGTGCCATTCAG GTATCATGAACTGATTACAAAATATGGGAAGTTGGAGCCTTTGGCAGAAGTGGATCTAAGGCCCCAGAGCAGCGCAAAAGTAGAAGTCCACTTTAATGACCAAGTGGAGGAAATGAGCATTCGTCTGGACCAAACAGTAGCGGAactaaagaaacaattaaaaactcTTGTGCAGCTGCCCACAAGCAACATGCTTCTCTACTACTTTGACCACGAAGCGCCCTTTGGCCCTGAAGAAATGAAGTACAGCTCCCGGGCCTTGCATTCCTTTGGCATTAGGGATGGAGATAAAATAATTGTGGAATCCAAAACAAAATAA